One genomic segment of Clupea harengus unplaced genomic scaffold, Ch_v2.0.2, whole genome shotgun sequence includes these proteins:
- the LOC122131610 gene encoding mid1-interacting protein 1A-like gives MMQMVETYTQKNSLLNAMNGFIGAVNNMDQTVMVPSLLRDVPLEHEKEQEERSTGNYLRDAEVDMFGYYTQLKAIRNDIQWGALGRAEEMRRKEKESLAQEATRANDNEASEEEQVDLEQLFRFHLKGLHGVLSKLTHQANDLTHRYKQEIGIAGWGQ, from the coding sequence ATGATGCAAATGGTCGAAACCTACACGCAGAAGAACTCTCTGCTGAACGCCATGAATGGCTTCATCGGCGCCGTGAACAACATGGACCAGACGGTGATGGTTCCCAGCCTGCTCCGCGACGTGCCACTGGAGCAcgagaaggagcaggaggagcgcTCAACCGGGAACTACCTGCGGGACGCCGAGGTGGACATGTTCGGCTACTACACGCAGCTCAAGGCCATCCGCAACGACATCCAGTGGGGAGCCCTGGGCCGCGCCGAGGAGATGCGAcgcaaagagaaggagagcctGGCACAAGAAGCCACACGCGCCAATGACAACGAGGCCAGCGAGGAGGAGCAGGTGGACCTGGAGCAGCTGTTCCGATTCCACCTGAAGGGCCTGCACGGCGTGCTGTCGAAGCTCACACACCAGGCCAACGATCTCACCCACCGCTACAAGCAGGAGATTGGCATCGCGGGCTGGGGCCAGTGA
- the si:dkey-100n23.5 gene encoding uncharacterized protein si:dkey-100n23.5: MENESSTLPTNVSTRCTFFNTDPDDYHCDVILTVKRATGTFSLIGCLFMLFVIWLLRRYNSLAQKMVVSLTVAAFFDSVAYVMGESHPVGSLCNFQAWWLTYF; this comes from the exons ATGGAAAACGAAAGCTCCACCTTGCCCACTAATGTTAGCACTCGCTGCACTTTCTTCAACACAGACCCTGACGACTACCACTGT gatgTCATTTTGACAGTTAAGAGAGCCACAGGGACCTTTTCACTGATTGGATG CCTCTTCATGCTGTTTGTCATCTGGCTACTGCGCAGATACAACTCCCTGGCTCAG AAGATGGTTGTGAGCCTGACAGTGGCTGCCTTCTTCGACAGTGTTGCCTATGTCAtg GGCGAGTCTCATCCTGTAGGGTCTCTTTGTAACTTTCAGGCCTGGTGGCTCACATACTTTG